gccccttccaattctacaattccacaattctagtatatttgctgctgctgtagctgaGAAACAGTATGGACAGCCTTTGAGCCAGGAATTTCTGCTTCAGTTACAAAGAGTAATCTAACCTTTTAGATTCAAGAAAGCCACAACTGGTAAGCTAAGTCCTGTTTGTCCTGTGTTCAAAATGTATCTCCCATCAACCACATGGTCTTTAAATAGTGCCATGGGAAAACTTGTAGTGTATTTAAGTTTACACCCTTGAGCTGAGTTCTTGTGAATAGGTGTTGGGACACAGTTCAAACCCAGAATGTGTTatcttttattgtttgttaattGAGGGATCAATGAAAATGTAAACTTTACAAGTGCTTTTATAAGATTTTCATGTAGTTGTTGAGCTGTAACAGTTTGCACAATACAGTAGAAACTCCATGACTGATAAGAGAAACATTTAAAGTAAGCATTGGAACATTCTCCATTAGAGTTGAATTTCAGTTCTGTACTTAGAAACATATCTTATCTCCAGTTAGCATTACTCAGCTCTGCATCTGTCCAAAGGGCAGCTGGGATGCCTGCTCTAATGATCCAATGTGTGAAATGCAGGCAAGCAGCCAGTAGACTTTAATATTAACCTATGCAAAGTGTTTGGAAGTGCTGAGTGGGCAGTACCCAAGCCCACATGCTGTGTCAAATCTGCTAACATCACTTCTTTTCAGACACCGGCATTGTGATAAGTAAGACTTTCTTCTGGCTGTGaaatgctgctgttgttgcttcttCATTCACAGACTGTGGAAGATCCAAGTGTAATTTATACTTTGCAGGGCATTCAATCAATACATCATCCTAAAATCGAAAAAGAAGTTTCTTTGTAAATGAAGTACATACATGTGATTGCTACAGGTGAGCCATGCCAGATGGACATAGGGCTGTCCGAAGGGCAGCCAGAGTTGAGTGTCATTCATGACAAACTTACCTCAGAAACGCTTAGGTCACACTCAGAGACACAGTGTACCTCTGGCAATTCAACTTTCAGTTCAACCTTCAGAGGCTTCTCATTCATATCCTTTATGATGGTGACTTCATAGGCTGGGGTGCACAATTCCTCTGGCTGCTCTGTAGTGGAAATCTCTTCAATGAGGCATGTTTTAGAGGGCACCGTGTTCTCCATTAGCAAAGTAAGGTCACTGCTATCTTCCTTTGTTATGATGTTTCTCAGTTGGTCAAGTGTCACTTCTTTCCAAGGTGATTTTTAGACATGggaattaaaaaaatactttaatgGATCACATAGCTATAGAAGTATCAGTTATATGttctacagtgagggggggaaagtatttgatcccctgctaaatttgcccgtttgccctctgacgaagaaatgaccagtacataattttaatggtaggtttattgtagctgtgagagacagaataacaacaggaaaactcccagaaacccagaagacaaatgtgctttatactgagtgaaataagtatttgatctcTCCTTTTTACAATTGATAAAATATTTCAGGTCCTACTGTTCATCTTAAATTCATAAAACAATATACTGAGGCATGCTGAAACCAAGCACGCTTCTGCAAGTGCCTCTTAATGTGGGTTATAACTTGCCTCCTAAAGAGTGGTGTGAGAAGTTTCATCATACCCCATCATGTTTCACTCCTGGTAATGACTTGGGAGGGTACTTACCTTTCTGCAAGGTCTTCTGGGACAAAGCCACTGGTGCTTGCTCTCTCCTTAAGCTCTGTCTCATCCTTGCCAGGCTTCCCTTCAGTTTAAATTTTGTTATAGTATAGGAGTTTGACAGAATGATGTTATATTGCTCCTCAATATACTTAAGTGATAGACGTATCAATTGGTCCTTCATTTTTGGGTCATCCTTTCCCTTCTCGATAACAGATTGGTTGTATGCAATATCAAGGACAGTATAAAACTCTAGAAGAAAAAAAGTCTAATTATTGTTTTATCATATACATTATATTGTAGAAGACAATGGGGGCATATACATGGTTAtaaaattgtgggttttttttaaaaaaaaacagttgtCAAATTGTGAGATTACACTTAATTTTGCTCTTTTGACTGTTACTTTCCTACTCTTTCAACTAAGGCTTATTGGTTTATAATGTACATTCCTGTCATCTTCACCCCACCcatttggagagagaaaatgggctGGGATATAAGGGGCTAAAATAGACCTATAGAAATGAGCACTGTTCTACACAGCAAGCTAAACCTTCTGCAAGGAGCAAAGCTGACCTGATTTCTCAGATATCTCCTCCATTTTGCCAGCCCTCAATGGCACTGGGTCAGATGGCGATTGGGGTGCTGGAACCTGATTCCACCTGCAGAGGTTAACGAACAATGATTTTTCAGTAGGCTCCTGGAAAAAGAATCCAAAACCAGTTGATTAATAAAGGAGGATGGTTTATTACTACATCATGCAGGCATGAACTAGAATAGGAACATGGTCAAACTCTGGTTTGCATTCTCTGGTATTTCTGGTCCTGGATACGGTCCAGCATTTTTGGATTAACTGAAAAGATAATTGCACCTGTTACCTTCCATCCATCTTGTTttctattataaataaataagaaataaatagggAGAAGCAATAGAACAAATATAGAATGCAAATCAAGTGCACACATGCCTATTGTATCTGCCTGGCTAGTTGAGTAAAGGTTTGGTGAAAATGGAGGCACATTTTGATGTCTGAGCTTCCTTCTTGCTGTGCAGGTGTCTTGCAACATACCAAGATGCAGGTCTTCAGGCACATATATGGTTCTGCAGGAGCATAATGTTGCTTTGCGTCTTTGAGTTGCTGCTGCATGAACTGGTGGTAACTTTCAGGATTGCTCTCAGCCATGTCATCAAGCATCATCCAGAGTTGGTTCGCTTTTGCCAGCATATCCTCAGAGTTACAAAGAGCCTCCATGATTGTCTCTTCAACAGTgggcagctgcagcaaaacaagaAGAGAGTCAGAGAAGACTGTGGGAAGAGAACTGTGAAGTTCAGCAAGTGCTTCCAGGGCCTTACTGTGCTCTTTTGTCTTGCGGTAAAATCTATACGGGGAGAAATTCATTGTGGCTGTCCTTGGAGAGTTCCTAAAACTCCCTCTTTCAACACTAGCCTCCATTCCTTCTCTAAAAAACTGGGAAAATCAATGAGCTAGTCCTACAGGACTTGCCTTGCTGGCTTGTGTGGTGGCAGGATCTCTTACTCCAACACAGGGCTCTCCAGAGATTTGGGGCTACAGgaaggctggggcagatgggatttGTAATCCAAGGCATCGGGAAAACACTAACTTGGGGAAAGCTACTTTAAAACAGTTGCTTGGCAGGCATGAATGCAACAGGTGCAGCTTTTCCAAACCAATGTGATTAACAAAGCTGTACCGGTTTAAAGACGATGTGACAAAGTAGCTAAAAAGGGAAGTTCCAAGTTTAGATATTCTATGCTACGCGCTtcctaagactgcaatcctatccaAACATGCCTTGGAATCAAACCCCATCAAACACAGTAGAACaacatctgagtaaacatttaTGGGATTGTTCTGTAAATGGCTTTAAGCAAACCTGTTCTCTCTCTGCACCCCCTGTCATAAGGGGTAATTATACTGGCCTACTTCGTAGggctgtttgttttattttgcagggCAAGTTCCAAAATGTAAAGCAATAAAAACTCAGTAGTAAAATCTGCAAAGCTAAAAACTGCACCCAAAACCATTTCATTAAATATAAGAGTGACTGAGATAGCGCCCATGAGGCCTCGATCCAGTATACACCTACCACATTCAATctgacttgcttctgaatagacatgcccAGGATTGAAACTTCGAAAAGCAGTATAAAAAGGCTAAGACTTCCACTTATCCTGAGGAATAAATATTACAGAACACAACGGAACGTTTTCCTGAGCAGACATGCAAATAATTGCTctcataaggctgcaatcctatatccaacGACCTGAGAATTCAATTTAAATCGGGCACTGACTTCACAGTAGAACCTACACATGATTGGGCTATAAATATTGTTGGGTGCCTGTTTCAGGTGCCAAACACGCACTTGTTTCCCCGCTACCCAGGAGAAAAACGAGCGAGCGGCCCTGATTCGTGGCTGTGACTACTCAAGAGTAAATCCCGCTGACTTAATAAACGGGGCTTACTTGCAAGCCGAAGAATCTTACACGTGTAAAAAAAGGGATGCCAGAGAAATATCAACAACTACAAGAGAGCTAATAATGTACAAATCATTTTTGGTGCTGCGTTTTTTTGCGCGGAGACTCCCTTGCGGAGGCCACGAGCAACCTACCCAGCCGGTGCGCGCGCGCCCGCGAAGACCCAAGCCGTCTCCCTAGCAACCGCCGGAAGGAGAAAGTGGCCTCCGCCGGAAGCGGAAGCGAGGCGTTCTCCCTTTTCCCCCCGGCTCTTCTCGCCCCACGCCTTCCGGGTTCCGAGGCCTGACGAATCATCAGCTCGGGAGTCTGCCGCTTGCGTGGTCGAGGTCCCCGGAAGGAAGCGGGGGGAAAAAAGGAATAAATAAGCGGTTTCCTTAGGAGGGAAAACTCGGGACACTGGTGGTGAAGGAACGTGTGAATGGGTGCTCGGCTGTGACTCGTGGACTGGCAAGGCTTGCTAACTAGGTGAGGGGATGCTCGCTCTATTCTattccttgtccaggtctctcggggcggggggggggaacattCGTGGCTCCCTCCATCCCTCCGCTCATCCTATtttgccctcacaacaaccccgtgaggtaggcCAGGTTCGGACACGATGCCTGGCCCAGTATGAGCTTCGTGCTGCTTGagcgggaatttgaacccaggcctgTTGAATGACGCCTGGGCTGGGCGGCGCGCGTGCCCGCCTTGCAAGCGCCCATTAGCTAAGCTGGGAAAGCAGCGTCGACTTGGAAGAAAATCGCAGCACCTGCGCCCTGCACCCTGCACGACCTCAGGCTCAGATCCTTCTTTGGGCTAGTTAGTTGATCTGTAAGAATCACTAATCTGAAATAATGATGACCCATTTCTTTTGTAGTTGCAAATCATGGgtgaaaaatctctgcagctgttaAGAAACTTGGGTGCTGTTTTTGGCATGGGTTGGGGAACTGGCGGGGCCTCCAAAACTTTTTAATATTCATAAGACCGTAAGgggatcctgttctcatagtgaccaaCCCAATGGGCCTTAGGAAGCCCGAAAGCAGTATATAGCCATAAAAGCGCTTGTCTCACTTGTGAATCCTAGCAGCTGCTATTCATATACACTATATATTCATCATGACTGGTAGGCATTATTTGTATTTTGATGCTTCATAAATTTGTCCGATTCCTCTttatccaagttgatggccattgtgTCTCTTGAGGCAGTAAATTTCCTGCTTTAATTATGTGCTgtgtataaaattatttattctgTCCTGAATTATCTACTATTCAGCTGGGGCAgcggtcaaggataatgggaggtGTTATGCATTTCTGATTTATGGGTCTGACTCTAGAATTGGGTAAATGATTTGCATCAAGTTGTCTGGAATACCCAGGAGCATTTCAGAGGACAGAAGTGCTCCCAAAGCATGTGAGGAGAGTGCTCAACCCCAGTGGTcctttgctaaaaaaaaatgcCATGCAATGGATTCAAAGAACCAGCTTCATAAGCCTTGCTCTTATTTGCATTTTGTTATCAAATGCACAATTTATTCTAAATATATAGCCACCTTTCTCTCCACCACCTACCTCCAAATTGCTAGCTGTTGCATTTGACACAAGTAGGTTCCTGGAAGCTTGAGAAATTACATTGGTATAAGCAGTTCCTAGGGAAGAGAAATATGTCTTTatttggaatctgctggattgattgctaCTGTCGACAgttgtcttttgtacaggtactgtaacgagTTGGGATTACAGGcaagacctctcccttacagcaggtgcttctaatctcagacatctggctggttgatagggggtcaaatacttatttcactcattataatgcacatcaatctctgacttttgtcttcttggGGTTTTCCtcctgttattctgtctctcacagctacaataaacctactaTTAAAATTACGGACTGggcatttcttcgtcagaggacaaacgggcaaatttagcaggggatcaaatacttcccccccccactgtaaaTGCATGGATTTTATGTGggtgaaatgcagcctcttgtaCAAAATTGACAGTCATATTCATTACTTTGCTCATCTTTGCCTCTGACCTGGTTCATGACTGGGATGAGGCCCCCAGAAGGTTCTGCATAAGGGTGGAAAACCTCCCTGCAATCACTCTTAACTGCATCAGCAGTTGCCATGTCTGTGATGAGGTTCTGTTATAAACAGCCATTGAGGAGGTTTTCAGAGTTCTGAGAAGGTATATTATATACTTGTCATTCATTGCTTatactgtgttttgtttattgtctGCTTTAGGTTAAAGGATGTCCCGTGTCCCCTTGGGGAAAGTCCTCCTGCGAAATGTCATCCGTCATACTGATGCACATAACAAGGTATTGAGAAGTGTGttttgtagcccaaaacatctccTGGGATGTAGGATATAGCCTAGCTCCATCTTTGAGGGTGGAGGGAGTGCTGGTGTCAGATTCCCCCTCCATTTCACTGCAGCAGCTTCTGTGGCCCTGGTCCAACTGATGTCAGAGCTCCAACTCTCAGTAGGATCCATGGCCTTCAGAAAGGATATGTAGGCTTCACAGTCCCTAAAGTGCCACTAAAAACAGCAATTAAACTATGCTAGCCCTAGAAACTGCGCTAGTCCTGTGAACCACCGTGAGACCTGTGGGtagagggcagtatacaaatttaaataacaacagACACAGCTCAGTCTCATTTTTACCTCTGGGTGTTTctggggggagagggggcagaAAAAGCTGTCAATGGGGGTCAAGACTTCTCCTCTGACCTGACAATAAGAGCCTAGTGAGGTGTTGGGGGAGTGCATTGCTGGTAGTTCCTCCTCCTACCAATGGGGTCATTCCTGTAGAAATGCAGCAATTTGGTGAGTACTTCCTTAAATTGATATATTTCTTTATGTGCCTCAGATTCAAGAAGAGTCGGAAATGTGGAAAATTCGGGAAATGGAAAAGCAGAACAAAGACATTCAGTGGGGCAAGGAAAAGAGACTGCTTCCTGATTGTTCCAGGTGGGACTTAAATGTGTCAACAAGTGACGTTTCTGCTTTGCAGTGTTGCCAGTGCTGCATCTGTTGCAGCAATCCTCCAGCACCACCAACTACTTTGTGGCTCCTTACCCTGATCAGAAGTCTGTGCTTGTTTCAGTCAAGGTTTGGGAGTCAGAAGAAGCTTATCTGCACCCTCCCCTTCCTGTCCCCCACCAACTGATGAtatggcaggaagggaaaggtctGGCAGCCTGACCCCAGCAGATGCATAGAGAAGGGAGGGACGGGGCTTCTCTTAAAACCAGAGCttataaagcaggaatggggtATTTCTGGCCCTTTTCAGATTGCTGTTGGATTACCATTTCTgttatccctgtccattggcctggctgcctgggactggtgggagatgGACTCTaacaacacctggagacccacaggttccccatctgtgatTGAAGGAGTTAGTGCCAAGGAAGGACAGCAGAGAAGTTCTATCTTAGCATAAATTGGCCACTtttagaatcatagtattgtagagttggaagggactctgaggatcatctaattcaaccccctggaatgaagagcagctgtctcatacggggattgaacctgcaaccttggcgttatcagcaccacactctaaccaactgagctatcttgcCAAGGAATATCCTTTATGAACTTCATATCAGGGAGAAAGTGTACAATCTTTCTGTCAAGAATTCTACTCATAtcgatccagagcagattctaacgtatagttagcagagtaaaaacttaaaatatgttgcaggattcccccccaaaatagaccagaagcaattaccgtatttttcgctctataagacacacttttcccctcctaaaaagtaaggggaaatgtgtgtgcgtcttatggagtgaatgcaggctgcgttgctttcgctgaagccaggagagcaagagggatcagtgcgcaccaatccctcttgctttcctggcttcgcttcgctggagaggcgctgcacagctttccctctgcgcagcgccccttcagcgaagcaggaggagaaatgggagagttgctgagcagagagggagagaatattttttttcttgttctcctcctctgaaactaggtgcgtcttatggtcgggtgcgtcttatagagcgaaaaatacggtgatatttcatccagcagagctttactgctactgaaagcAAATGATCATAATGTTcaaaaatccaatacattcaggattggcactgtccataagaaattgAGTTGcaacagacttaacttaaacttacaataacatAATAAGAcgaaaaccttaacactaagcatacaatatacagaacaccacaccagaaggaaagagagatagaaagtgaaGCCCAGGCtccttattattatagtcagcatgacctttaCATAAAGAGATAatagaaccagtttaagccagcttctCAGCTCTGAAGGAATAATTCAAACATTATGAACCTTCTGTTTGTTTCTAGGCGGAATAGAAATTTATTTGCCAGCTAGAACTTctattagaataggaaagatctctacacgtcaggtcaatactttctgtaccaagaaatgcaaactgacactttTTTTACTACTTAGCACTAGTGGGACATTTCTCTCAATGCACCCTGACAAACACAAACCCAGCTAAGTGTTTATAGGGCAACCAGGCTAAGAAACTGAGGGGCGTACCGTAGAATACATGACTTGCATGCAGGTTg
This genomic window from Podarcis raffonei isolate rPodRaf1 chromosome 15, rPodRaf1.pri, whole genome shotgun sequence contains:
- the PIH1D2 gene encoding PIH1 domain-containing protein 2 isoform X1, with the protein product MSIQKQVRLNVLPTVEETIMEALCNSEDMLAKANQLWMMLDDMAESNPESYHQFMQQQLKDAKQHYAPAEPYMCLKTCILEPTEKSLFVNLCRWNQVPAPQSPSDPVPLRAGKMEEISEKSEFYTVLDIAYNQSVIEKGKDDPKMKDQLIRLSLKYIEEQYNIILSNSYTITKFKLKGSLARMRQSLRREQAPVALSQKTLQKEVTLDQLRNIITKEDSSDLTLLMENTVPSKTCLIEEISTTEQPEELCTPAYEVTIIKDMNEKPLKVELKVELPEVHCVSECDLSVSEDDVLIECPAKYKLHLDLPQSVNEEATTAAFHSQKKVLLITMPVSEKK
- the PIH1D2 gene encoding PIH1 domain-containing protein 2 isoform X2, yielding MEALCNSEDMLAKANQLWMMLDDMAESNPESYHQFMQQQLKDAKQHYAPAEPYMCLKTCILEPTEKSLFVNLCRWNQVPAPQSPSDPVPLRAGKMEEISEKSEFYTVLDIAYNQSVIEKGKDDPKMKDQLIRLSLKYIEEQYNIILSNSYTITKFKLKGSLARMRQSLRREQAPVALSQKTLQKEVTLDQLRNIITKEDSSDLTLLMENTVPSKTCLIEEISTTEQPEELCTPAYEVTIIKDMNEKPLKVELKVELPEVHCVSECDLSVSEDDVLIECPAKYKLHLDLPQSVNEEATTAAFHSQKKVLLITMPVSEKK